The genomic window TGAGCGAGCTACGGCTTTAAATCCTTGTGCAAGTTCATCTATTATTTGGTGGTGGAAAGAGTTGACTAAACATTGATCTTTATTTAGTATATCTTTAAGTATTCCTTCTAAATTAATATTATGTGTTGGAACATTCCATTTAACATTTTGATTATGTTTAATAGTTTCAAATGGAGCAAGTGAAATATCTTGATGTAAAGTACCTCCAAATCCAACGTTTATTAATTGTAATCCACGACATATACCAAAGATAGGTTTTCCTTGTTCACATGCTTCTTTAAGTAATTTTATTTCAAATTCATCTCTTCTGGGTAAAATTTCTTGTAATAATTTGTGAGGATCTTGCTTGTAAAGTAAAGGATTTACATCGTATCCTCCTGTAAGAATTAAACCATCTATTTTTTCAACATATGCTTTAATAATTTCATCATCATTTGTCATAGGAAGAATCAAAGGTATACCACCAGAGTTTATAACACTATCTACGTAGTCTTGGCTTACATAAGCTCTTTCATATCCTAAAAAAGATGCTTCATTTTCAAAAGTTAAATTTGAAGATATTCCTATTACTGCTTTATTTATCATTTTTTAATTTCACCTTACCTTTTAATTCTGATATATTTTTTGAATTTGTTAATAACATAATATATTTAATGTCTTCTATCCATTCAAGCATTATGTTTATAACCTCTTCTTTACCTTTGGTTTCTAATAATTCAAGAAAAGTTTTTGAAAGACCGACAGCTTTTGCACCGAAGGCTAAAGATTTAACTATATCTAAAGGGTTTCTTATCCCACCACTAGCTAAAAATTCTATGTTATTAGAATATTTTTGAGCATATAGAAGAGAATCCACTGTTGTATAACCCATTTCTTGATAATAGTATTTAGGTTTTTTGCGTCTCATATTTTCTATAATAGAAAAATCTGTTCCACCTTTCCCACTTATATCTATTATTTTTATTCCAAGAGATATAGCTTTTTCTATAGTTTTTTCATTCATTCCAAATCCAGTTTCTTTAAGAATGATAGGAACTGGAGAAAATTTAACTATTTCTTTTAAGTTATTTTCCCAATTTTTAAAATTTTCATCTCCTTCAGGCATTAATATTTCCTGAATAGGATTAATATGTACTTGATGTATTTTAGATTTACTTTTAGATATAGTTTCTAAATGTTTATCTACAGATTTATCAATTCCTAGATTAGATCCTTGTCCTTTAGGATAAGTTGAAACATCTTTTCCTAAAAATGGAGAATAAGATCCTGGAAATAGAAAAATACCTGTTCTTTTAGAAATATATTCTAAATCTTTATTTATCTTATCACCTTTAACACTTCCGCCTGTTATTGCATTTATATAGAAAGGGAAATTTAAAGAAAGATCACCTATTTTTGTTGATATATCTATATCTGATATATCAAAATTAGGTATAGAATGATATTCTAATTCATATTTATCAAAAGAGTTATGTTCATTTTTTTGCATTAATGCATATCTAATATGATCGTCTTTACGTTCCATAAGTTCTCCTTAATATTTGTATATATACTATATCATAAAAAGTAGATAAAATAAAGAAATATAATAAAAAGAATGTGCCGGGATTCTAATTATTTATGTTTATTAATATATCATTACCTTTAAGTTTTAATTTTGTATCTTTACTTTGTATGATTTCTAAAGGTAGGTCATAATAAAAGTCATATGTTAATTGTACGAAGGGTTCGATTTCTTGATAATTTACTAATTTATTATCATATGATTGATCTAAAGTTTCATATTTAATATTATTATTTACTACTAGAAAATTATAATTCTTAATAAGTTTTGTACTACTTGAAATATTTTTTATTGATAATCAAATTTAGAAGTAAATTCATCTAAAATTTCTTTTGATGTCACATTAACTTCAAAATATTTACTTGTAATAGGTTCATTAATTTTACCTTCTACATTACAAGATATTACAGAAAAAACTATAATTACTAGAGTAATAATCTTTAATATTAACGAAATGGTAAACTAAAAAAATACTTGACAATAAAAAACCAAAGTGATATACTAGCACTATAAGGATGGGAGTGCTAACAGGAGGTGAAAGCTTTTGAATGATAGAGAAAAAGAGGTTTTTAAAATAATAATTAGTCATTATCTTAATAGTGGTGAATCGGTAGGATCAAGAACTTTAGAAAAAAAATATAACATGGGTGTATCGAGTGCTACAATTAGAAATGTAATGGCAGATTTAGAAGAAATGGGTTTAATAACAAAAACTCATACATCATCAGGACGCGTACCAACACTTGAGGGTTATAGAATGTATATAGACAATCTTCTTCAAGAAACTGATATACCTGATGAAATTAAGGATAAAATATTTTTAACTTATCAAAAAAGAATAAATAAGACAGATATAATATTCAAAGAAACTGCAAAGCTATT from Pseudostreptobacillus hongkongensis includes these protein-coding regions:
- a CDS encoding gamma-glutamyl-gamma-aminobutyrate hydrolase family protein, producing the protein MINKAVIGISSNLTFENEASFLGYERAYVSQDYVDSVINSGGIPLILPMTNDDEIIKAYVEKIDGLILTGGYDVNPLLYKQDPHKLLQEILPRRDEFEIKLLKEACEQGKPIFGICRGLQLINVGFGGTLHQDISLAPFETIKHNQNVKWNVPTHNINLEGILKDILNKDQCLVNSFHHQIIDELAQGFKAVARSNDGVIESIFFENHDLWILGVQWHPEMMTHNNSDSVKIFNLFIQKSLEKR
- the fni gene encoding type 2 isopentenyl-diphosphate Delta-isomerase, which translates into the protein MERKDDHIRYALMQKNEHNSFDKYELEYHSIPNFDISDIDISTKIGDLSLNFPFYINAITGGSVKGDKINKDLEYISKRTGIFLFPGSYSPFLGKDVSTYPKGQGSNLGIDKSVDKHLETISKSKSKIHQVHINPIQEILMPEGDENFKNWENNLKEIVKFSPVPIILKETGFGMNEKTIEKAISLGIKIIDISGKGGTDFSIIENMRRKKPKYYYQEMGYTTVDSLLYAQKYSNNIEFLASGGIRNPLDIVKSLAFGAKAVGLSKTFLELLETKGKEEVINIMLEWIEDIKYIMLLTNSKNISELKGKVKLKNDK